The Candidatus Desulfatibia profunda genome includes the window ACACCATCATGCGAAGTTGAGCTGAAGAATCCATATTTGTTATCCGCCTGCAACTATTGACTTCTTTCCTGATGAAAGCAGTCGCCGTGGACAACCTTTTGGGTCGAACCATCTGCAAGCGCCAAGATCAGCGCTCCGTTATCATCGACATCGACGGCTATACCCTCGTGAATCTCTCTATCTGTAACGATTCTGACGTGACGGTTCAGGGTTCGCGCATATCGCTTCCACTCCGGAATTACATCGTCCAGAGACCCACGATTCATGTAATTTTCAAACTCATCCAGAAACTCTGATAAAAGTCCTCTTCTTGAAATCTTTTTGCCAAGGATTTTCTTTAGTGAAGACGCTGTCGGCTCCATGGACGTTGGATCGTTATTGACATTGATTCCCAAACCGATATTGACAAAGTGCACCAGATCGGATTCGGCTTCCATTTCAGTAAGCATCCCCGCAATCTTGCCGTCATCCACCAAAATATCGTTGGGCCACTTGACCATGGCTTCAACAGCGAACATCCGGCGCAATGTACGGGTCAGGACCACTGCCGCAGCCAAATGGACCCTGGCGCTTAAGATCGGAGGTATCTGCGGCCGGAGCACAATCGTAAAATAAAGACCGCCGGACGAAGAAAGCCAGGCACGCTTTAAACGCCCCCTTCCTTCGGTTTGCTCTCCGGCAACGACAACGGTAAAGCCGGGGCATCCTTTTCTGGCGAGATCCCTGGCAATATCCATGGTAGAACTCACCTTGTCAAAATAATGAATCCTTGATTCCCTGTGCGGAAATTCCCATGGAAAAAGAGCGTCAGGATCGCTGATCAGCCGATAGCCTTTGGGGGTTGATTCGATATGGTAGCCAAATTCCTTAAGTTTTTGAATGTGCTTCCAGACCGAAACTCTCGATACTCCAAGTTCGGCGCTGAGAACTTCCCCGGAAACTACAGCCTTTTCAGCCCTCAGGATGCCAAGAATGCGACCTTTCATCAATAAGCCCCTACTGCTTTGTTAATCAGTAATTTTGGATGGGTTAACCAAATAAACAATAAAAGTCAATACCAACCTTTCATCCTGCATGGTCGCACCCCAAAATCCCCCATACCCAATTTGCTCCGATTTTTTATCGCTCCTGCGACCTTCCTTTAAAGCGTCAACATTTCACGACTCCTGAAATTCACGGCACTTTATCGGCAACAATTTTTATGCCAGTATCTTTCCAATGCTGCGACAATGTTTTTATCGAACTTGGTTCCGGCATCCTGCTTCAAAATTTCAAGGGCATCCTCTGAAGAGAGAGCTTTACGGTAATGCCTTTGGGCGGTTAAAGCCTCGTAAACGTCAGCGACGGCGATAACCTTGGCCATAAAAGGAATATCATGCCCTTTAAGGCCATCCATATAACCTGATCCATCCAAGCGCTCATGATGGCATGCAGCAATCAAAGGAACATCCCGGTATTTCCGCATAAAGTACATTTTACCCAATATGCTGCGGGTATTTAATACGTGCTGCTTAATATGATCAGATTCTTCAGTAGTTAATTTGCTGGGTTTTTTTAAAATATTATCATCTGTGCCAAGCTTGCCGTAATCATGAAGTAAAGCAGCCACACTTAGAATGTCGATTTCATGCTCTCCGAAACCAAGTTCACGTGCAACGCCTACAGCATATTCGGTCACTTTATGAGAATGGCCGGCAGTCAGGTTGTCTTTGGCATCGATGGAGGCTGCCAATACTTCCAATAAGCTTCTGAACTGTCTGTTCTGCTCGTGTAATAAAATTGCATTTTCGACAGATATCGCCACGATAGAAGAGAGGGCTTTCAAAAGATTCATGTCGGAATCGGTAAAGGTTCCGGTTTTTTTATTAATTACTTCAATGACCCCG containing:
- a CDS encoding biotin--[acetyl-CoA-carboxylase] ligase codes for the protein MKGRILGILRAEKAVVSGEVLSAELGVSRVSVWKHIQKLKEFGYHIESTPKGYRLISDPDALFPWEFPHRESRIHYFDKVSSTMDIARDLARKGCPGFTVVVAGEQTEGRGRLKRAWLSSSGGLYFTIVLRPQIPPILSARVHLAAAVVLTRTLRRMFAVEAMVKWPNDILVDDGKIAGMLTEMEAESDLVHFVNIGLGINVNNDPTSMEPTASSLKKILGKKISRRGLLSEFLDEFENYMNRGSLDDVIPEWKRYARTLNRHVRIVTDREIHEGIAVDVDDNGALILALADGSTQKVVHGDCFHQERSQ